Below is a window of Methanocorpusculum sp. DNA.
AAATTGATCGAAAAAAACGCATCCGGAAGCGTGATCGTTCCAAGAACCAGGGCGGCAAAAGCACCGGCCGTCATGATCGCCCAGATCGGAAGACGGACCTTTCCGATCCGCCGCACAACGATCAGACAGAAAACAACTGCAAGGATCCAGACTGCGATCGGGACCATAACGTGTTACGACTTCTGCAAAACGATCTCTATCGAAGAGACGTTCGTAGGTCCGTCATCTGTTTCAACCGAGTCCGTAGATATGGATATACTTTTTTTGACAATACCGGTAAGGAACTGACGGGTCGATACTTCGGCTGTATCGACCGCACGGACTATGGCTTTTCCGCGTGCTTTGATCACGACCTCCGAATTGCCGTTGTTGAACTGTGTGACTACAGCAAGTACATAACTCATCAAAGGTTTTGTGCCGATCAGTACAGTGTTGTCGTCCATTTGTTTAGTATATAGGGGATTCTCAGATATATTTCATCGTACGCAGCAGTTCTGCGTTTAAGACGGAGGCGCCGGCGGCACCGCGGATGGTGTTATGTCCCATCGCAACGAACCGGATACCTTCCCGCACTCTGCCGACCGATACGGTCATGGCATTGCCGCGGTTTCGGTCAAGCCTGGGCTGCGGACGGTTTTCCTGATCGAGATAGAGGACGGTATGGTCCGGCTGGGTCGGGAGACCCGAGAACGGAGGCTGCCAGGTTTTGAATGCGTCAATGACTTCTGCGGGTGTTGCCTTGATGTCGATCCATACATTGAGCGTGTGCCCGTCGATGACCGGCACGCGGTTACAGGATGCGGAGACCGAGAACGGAGCGCCGGTGATCTTGCCGCCGTCGAGGGTCCCGAGGATCTTGTTTGCTTCACGGGACATCTTTTCCTCTTCGCTGCCGATGTAGGGGATCACATTATCATAGATGCTGAAAGCGGGCACGCCCTCAAAACCTGCACCGGAGATCGCCTGCATGGTTGCGACATTGATGTTCGAGAAGGAGAATTTCCTCAGGGGGGCAAGGGCCGTCGCGAGCATGATCGTCGAACAGTTCGGATTCGTTACGATGAACCCGTCCCGTCCCTTTTTACGCTGGACGTCGATCAGAGCGGCGTGGTCCGGGTTGACCTCGGCGATCATCAGAGGGACGTCGGCTTCCATTCTGTGGGAACTTGCATTACTGCAGACACCCACTCCCGCATCGGCGATATCGGTTTCGAGTTTGGTGGCAATATCGGCAGGCAGAGCTGAGAACACTACATCACAATCTTTCACCGCGTCAACGGTCGTCGGAGCGACGATGAGTTCTGCTGCAGAATCCGGGAATGGTGAGTCGAGCCGCCAGTTTACCACCGATCCGTAGGTTTTTCCTGCCGAACGTTCGGATGCCGTAAGAGTGGTCAGGTTGAACCACGGGTGGTCTGCGAGCAACTGTACAAACCGCTGACCGACCGCGCCGGTCGCGCCAAGTACACCTACATTTATCATAGAAAGATATAGGGTGCGGCTCTTATTTAAATACGTGTTAGATAGTGTCTGTCCAACGAATAGGAATGTCGATTGGTATTTTTCCAATCAGAGATTCTGTAAAATAAACCTCATCTCATTTTATCGATGTTGAGCTTTTTTTGGGTGCGGGTTGGACGCTGAAAGCGGCCGACCTCAGCGGAGCAAATCTTTGATTTGCGACTGAGGGCTTCGGTTTCGTGTACGGGGTTTTTTCGGGAGGTACAATTCATCACACGAAATTCACGAAAAAATCCGCGAAAACACGAAAAAGAAAAAGTTTCGTTGAGTGAAGCGTCCATGGTCCCGTCCCCCAACACCAAAAATCACAAATTCGCAAACCTTTGGTTTGCTCGGCTAAGGTCGTCGACTTCGTCGCCAACCCGCCAACGAAATGCACGAAAAGGGGGACAGGGGCGGAGGGTTGATTGGTTGGTTGATCTATCGACCTGCATCAACGGGGTGATTTTTATTAGTATAGACCGGTAAAATAAAAGATAATGCTCTATTACAAAGACGAATCCTATGCAATTTTCGGGGCTATTTTTGAAGTGTACAAAACCCTAGGAAACACGTTCATCGAATCATTTTATCAGAAAGCTCTGGAGCATGAATTTAACCTGAGAAATATTCCGTTTGTCCCGCAAAAACGTATCCAGGCAGTATACAAAGGTCAGGATATCGGATATTATACCCCGGATTTTGTCTGTTATGATTGCATCATCGTTGAACTGAAGTCACGGGAGAATACCACAGATGAAGAACAAAAACAGGTGATAAACTATCTCAATCTCGGGAAATACGACCTGGGAATCTTAGTGAATTTTGGCACATATCCAAAGGTGTACGTGCAAAGGATCGTCCGAAAGGGAGCGTCACTTACTTCTGTGGAGGAAGAGGAACCGCCGTATTATTTTGGGTGAAGGAAAATCCTTTCCTCCACCCCTGTCCCCCCTTTTCGTGCATTTCGTTGGCGGGTTGGCGACGAAGTCGACGACCTTAGCCGAGCAAACCAAAGGTTTGCGAATTTGTGATTTTTCGTGTGGGGGGACGGGGGAGGGTACGATGTACACTCGCCTTACAACCGATCTATCTATTTTTCGTGTTTTCGTGTGTTTTTCGTGAATTTCGTGTGATGGATGCGCTCATGAAAAAGAATCTCGTACACGAAACCGAAAAAGATCGTTGACAGCGTTTCCAACCCGCACACTCGCAAATCAAAGATTTGATCGCAAGTCTATCGACTTGCTCAGCTAAGGCCACCCCTACGGGTCGGCCCGCCTCCGCTGAGGGCGAGCCTATCGGCTCACCCCGCACACCAAAAACGGTTTCTTCAATCAACACCATTCTGCCCAACGGATTGACATATCGATTGGACAGAGCAAAAAAAGAGGTTAGAGATACTCCAGACCGTTCATATACGGGCGAAGGACCTTGGGGATCTCGACCTTGCCGTCTTCGGTCTGGTAGTTTTCGAGGATACAGCGCAGAGCACGGGAAGTGGCTACCGCCGTAGAATTTAGGGTGTGGAGCCACTGTTTGGACTCGAATTCATGTGCATCGCGGACACGGATGTTCAGCCGTACCGACTGATAAGCGGTACAGTTCGAACAGGAGACTACTTCGCGGTACTCATTGTCCCGCGGCATCCATGCCTCCATATCATACTTTTTCGCAGCAACGGTCCCGATATCGCCGGTACAGATGTTCACAACCCGGTAGGGAAGACCGAGTTTCGTAAACAGCTCTTCTGAGTTTGCCAACAGCTCCTCGTGCATTTCCCAGGACTTCTCAGGCATACAATAGATGAACTGTTCAATCTTGGTGAACTGGTGGACACGGAAAAGACCGCGGGAATCAAGTCCGTGAGCCCCGATCTCACGCCGGAAACAAGGCGAGATACCCACCATTTTCAGAGGAAGATCCTTCTCTTCGAAGATCTCGTCCTGATACATGGCGGCCATGGGGTGTTCCGCAGTGGCGATCAAATAGGCATCGTCATTCTCGATCTTGTACATGACCTTCTCGAAATCCCCGAGGTCAGTGACCTCCTCGTAGGATTTTCTGTTCATCATGTACGGCGGGATGATGGGGGTATAGCCTTTGGCGATGATCGTATCCAGAGCAAACCTCTGCAGAGCGAGATCAAGGAGAGCGAGATTGCCTTTCAGGAAATAGAATCCTGCACCGCTCGTTTTTGTGGCACGCTCAAAGTCGGCCCAGCCGTTTTCTGCGGCAAGTTCCCCGTGGTTCTTCAGTTCGAAATCGAGGATCCGCGGCGTGCCAACTTTCTTCACGACGACGTTTTCCGTATCGTCTTTCCCGTAGGGAACACTCTCGTGGAGGATATTCGGCAGACGCATCAGGTAATATCTTACCAGTTCGGTCGCCTTTTCCATGATATCGTCGTTATCCTTGATCATTCCAGGCAAAGCCTTTGCTTCGGCAAAAAGAGGAGCCGGATCCTTCCCCTCTTTTTTAGCGGCATTGATATCCTTTGCTATCTGATTTCTTCTGGCACGAAGTTCATTGTTTTTGACCGTGAGTTCGCGGAAAATTTTATCCTGTTCAAGAACCGTATCGACCCAGAGAAGTTTCTCGGCATCCTGGCGTTTTTCCAGATCTGCCAGAACTACTTCCGGGTGGGCTCTGACGAATTTGATATCGAGCATGATTGACTAGTAATGTTTGCGCTTTTAGATGAAGAGGGTTTTTGTTATACAAACGAGTTATTAAACATCAAATGACATACTTAAGATAACAACCAGGTCAGACGATCATGAAACAGACAATGGAGATCCTCTTCTCCGGAAGGGTACAAAAAGTCGGCTTTCGTGCCTGCATAAGAAACGCAGGATTAAACTTGGGATTGTGCGGCGAAGTAGAGAACCTATCCAACGGCAAGGTCCGGGTTCTTGTTACCGGAGAGGACGTCATCATCGAAAAGTTCCTCGCCATGACCTACTCCTGCCCGCGTGCGATCATCAGGGATCTGAAATGCACCGGCTATGTTCTGACCGATTTCACTGATTTTACGATAATACGGGAGTAAAAAATGAGAATCGAAAAAACCATCACGTATTTTAACGAACCAGGGAGGGAAAACACCCCGGACTGTGCAGAAATAGCAGTACAGCGTGCAAAGGAACTCGGGCTTTCAACTATCGTTGTTGCAAGTTCCGGAGGATACACGGCAAAGACCTTTTTCGAGGCGATGAAGGGGACTGACCTCCGTCTCGTGGTCGTGGCACATGCGGTAGGATTTTCCAAACCCGGCGTCTGGGAGTTTGATCCAAAACTCGCAGAAGAACTGCGGTCTGCGGGCGTCGTGATCATCTGCGGCACGCATGCCCTTTCCGGACTGGAACGGGCGATCTCCAGAAATCCGAAACTCGGGGGAAGCAGCAGGACCGAGGCAATTGCCGAAGCATTCAGACGGACCGTCGCAATCGGAATGAAGGTCGCAGTCGAGTGTGTTCTGATCGCAGCAGACCAGGGAGCGATTCCCATTTCTGATGAGGTCGTCGCGGTCGGAGGGACTGCGGAAGGAGCTGACACGGTGGTCGTGATCAGACCTGCCCACACGGCAGCCTTCTTCGATCTGCAGGTCAGGGAATTTGTTGCGATGCCAAGGAACCGCTGAGATGGCACTCAAATCATTATCCGAAGCACTTGGTCTGCTCGTAAAAAAGCCGATCGTCTGGATGCCGGGACTTTTTGCCGCATTTGCCATAATGTTTACGTATTATATGTACACGCTCTTTGGAGTGACGGCGGCACTTGCATGCGGCATTGCCCTTCTCGTGATCTTCCCGGCATTTCTTGCAGGCACCTACGGGGTCATCATCGGGGATAAAGCAGCCTCCTCCGACTTCAGAAAATATGCTGCATACGGCTATTTCAGATGTCTGATCCCGAACATCGTTGTGTTCCTGATCGGATATGTGCTTTCCAATACGCTGACGTATTTCCTGCTGATGTTAGGTATTTCCGTGGATGTGGCGTTCTATTTCAGCATATTCCTGATCATCCCGCTGATTTTCTTCTTTTACTTCGCAGATATTACCGCGATGGTCAACAACCTTGCGGCATTCCGGGCAATAAAAGACAGCGCACTCCGCGTAACCACAGGTTCGATTTCGGTCACGGCATTCTATCTTTTCAACGTCGCACTCTTTTTTGCGGCTTCGTTTATCTTTTCCGCAGTATGGTCACTCCTCGCAATCGACGCACTCACACCGATCTCACAGATGACCGAGGCGGAGATCTTGTCATTATCCCAGACGGAACTCCTTGCACTGTTTACCGCGCCGGAGATCATTTCATCCGGATGCCTCGCCCTTGCCTTCTGTGCCAGTATATTTGTGCCGATCTTTGTATCCTACAAAGCGTGTTTCTTTAAACGCATCCTTCTCAAACTTCCCGCTCAGCCGTCACAGGAAAGTCAGCAGGGAACATATGACGAGAAGGGACGCTGGTACAAATATTAATATTCATAATCCCTTTTTTGTGCGCGTTTTCCTTTCTATTTGATCTCCGTCCGGTTTGAATTCATGGTGCCATGCTAACACGTAACATACAAATACCACGCTCAAAGCCCGAAATAAAAATCCCGGCAATTATAGAGTATTTTTAGAAATGCATCAAGAATATTGGTTTGAATCAGAAATGACACGATATGTTTTATATATGAGAATCCAAACATTAATTGTCACAACGCAGTTGAACTCCTAAGTTCCGTGCGATTGGCAGGAAACAAACCATGTCGAAGGTAAACCCGTTTGAAATGGCCCAACATCAGCTTATGGATTGCGCAAAAATCCTCAAGCTCGATCAGGGCGTTGTTGATATCCTCATGCAACCGCAGAGACAGATTCAGGTATCTATCCCCGTCAAGATGGACGACGGCACCACCAGGGTTTTCCAGGGATTCCGTGTGCAGTACAACAATGCACTCGGCCCCTATAAGGGAGGAATCCGGTATCACCCTGAAGAGACTATCGACACAGTCCGTGCTCTTTCAGCATGGATGACGTGGAAGTGTGCAGTGCTGGACCTCCCGCTCGGTGGAGGAAAAGGCGGTATCATCTGCAACCCCAAGGAGATGTCTAAGGGTGAACTTGAACGTATGAGCCGCGGATATATCCGTGCGATCTGGAAGAACATCGGTCCCGACACTGATGTCCCGGCGCCTGATGTATACACTGATGGTCAGATCATGGCATGGATGATGGACGAGTACTCTGTCATCCACGGAAAGAACCAGTTTGGTCTCCTGACAGGCAAACCGCTGGTCATCGGCGGTTCCCTCGGACGTGGTGATTCAACTGCAAAAGGTGGATTATTCACACTCCGTGAAGCAGCAAAAGAGTTCAACATTGATCTGAAGAAGGCAACTGTCGCAGTTCTCGGATTCGGAAATGCAGGTTCCTTTGCAGCAACGCTCATCCAGGAGATGTTCGGCTCCAAAGTTGTCGCAGTAACCGACTCGAAAGGCGGTATCTACGATCCAAAAGGACTTGACATCAACGCAGTCGCTGCCCACAAGTTACAGACCAAATCAGTCGTCGGCTACAAAGGTCTCAAGACCCTTACCAACGACGAAGTTATGGGACTTCCAGTCGACGTCATTGTCGCCGCAGCACCCGATGAGGGAGCAATCAACGAGAAGGTCGCACCAACCGTCAAGGCAACGGTCATCTGTGAACTCGCAAACGGCCCAACCACTCCAGAAGGAGATGCGATCCTCTACAAGAACGGCGTTCATGTTATCCCCGACTTCCTGTGTAATGCAGGCGGTGTAACGGTCTCATACTACGAAATGGTCCAGAATATGTATATGCACTACTGGACTCTCGATGATGTATATGCAAAACTCGATGCAGCTATGACCAAGTCCTATCACGCAGTCCTGGCAGCATCCAAACAATACAAGATCAACATGCGTCAGGCAGCATACGTTGTTGCAGTCTCACGTGTAGTTGAAGGTATGAAAGTCCGCGGCTGGGTCTAAGACCCCGCCCGGTAATTACCTTCACTATTTTTTTATTATTTTCATCCGGAAAAACCGCAAGCAGATTCATCTGTCTGCGAAAATCAAAAATCCGGTAAAAAAAAAGTATAGGAAATATTATTGGTTTATCTGTTCGTTTACTTTTTTCAGTTCATCCAGTGATGCGTCCGGATGTTTTTTGAGATAGGCGGCAACTTCCGGTTTATGGAGAAGCAGACAGTTGGTACATGCCCAGACTTTTTGACCGCTTGAGGAGCTGTCGATCCATTCACCAAGGGATTCATCATGACATGGATAGAAGGGGCAGTAACAAAAATCACAGGACTGACCCGGGAAGTGACAGGGATAATAGGGACATCCCTCTTTTTTCCATTCAAACCAGCCGTGATCGTTATATCTGGAGTAAATGAAGTAGGTAGGCTCGGTCACTTTGACCGTGTCTTCATGCCGTCTGACTGCTTCCATGACCCCGTGCAGGACCGCGGCATAGATCCGTTTTCCCGGCTCGGTATAGGTTCCTGCATACGTATGTTTGATATCGCCTTCGGAGGCGATTATTACCGCATCAGAGGTTGTACCGGTAAAATCCCTGCCCAAAAGCCGCAGTGCATGGGCTTTTGCTTCGGTCGCAGTGATAATGGTTTCAAGAAGAGCAGCATCGGAAAATCTCTCGTTTGAGGTGACGATGATATTGATGGTGTGCGGCTTGGTCGGATCCGGATTCGGATTGGAGACACCTGCCGTAACGAATACTGAGATATAATCATACTGAAGGATGCAGAGATCCTTCATGGAAACCGCGGTGAGAAGGCCGAACGCATCATCTGCATACGTTGCATCGGCAAGGAGCCCGCGAATGAATACTACAGGGTCGTTGTGATC
It encodes the following:
- the albA gene encoding DNA-binding protein Alba codes for the protein MDDNTVLIGTKPLMSYVLAVVTQFNNGNSEVVIKARGKAIVRAVDTAEVSTRQFLTGIVKKSISISTDSVETDDGPTNVSSIEIVLQKS
- the asd gene encoding aspartate-semialdehyde dehydrogenase — protein: MINVGVLGATGAVGQRFVQLLADHPWFNLTTLTASERSAGKTYGSVVNWRLDSPFPDSAAELIVAPTTVDAVKDCDVVFSALPADIATKLETDIADAGVGVCSNASSHRMEADVPLMIAEVNPDHAALIDVQRKKGRDGFIVTNPNCSTIMLATALAPLRKFSFSNINVATMQAISGAGFEGVPAFSIYDNVIPYIGSEEEKMSREANKILGTLDGGKITGAPFSVSASCNRVPVIDGHTLNVWIDIKATPAEVIDAFKTWQPPFSGLPTQPDHTVLYLDQENRPQPRLDRNRGNAMTVSVGRVREGIRFVAMGHNTIRGAAGASVLNAELLRTMKYI
- a CDS encoding GxxExxY protein codes for the protein MLYYKDESYAIFGAIFEVYKTLGNTFIESFYQKALEHEFNLRNIPFVPQKRIQAVYKGQDIGYYTPDFVCYDCIIVELKSRENTTDEEQKQVINYLNLGKYDLGILVNFGTYPKVYVQRIVRKGASLTSVEEEEPPYYFG
- the serS gene encoding serine--tRNA ligase; the protein is MLDIKFVRAHPEVVLADLEKRQDAEKLLWVDTVLEQDKIFRELTVKNNELRARRNQIAKDINAAKKEGKDPAPLFAEAKALPGMIKDNDDIMEKATELVRYYLMRLPNILHESVPYGKDDTENVVVKKVGTPRILDFELKNHGELAAENGWADFERATKTSGAGFYFLKGNLALLDLALQRFALDTIIAKGYTPIIPPYMMNRKSYEEVTDLGDFEKVMYKIENDDAYLIATAEHPMAAMYQDEIFEEKDLPLKMVGISPCFRREIGAHGLDSRGLFRVHQFTKIEQFIYCMPEKSWEMHEELLANSEELFTKLGLPYRVVNICTGDIGTVAAKKYDMEAWMPRDNEYREVVSCSNCTAYQSVRLNIRVRDAHEFESKQWLHTLNSTAVATSRALRCILENYQTEDGKVEIPKVLRPYMNGLEYL
- a CDS encoding acylphosphatase, with amino-acid sequence MKQTMEILFSGRVQKVGFRACIRNAGLNLGLCGEVENLSNGKVRVLVTGEDVIIEKFLAMTYSCPRAIIRDLKCTGYVLTDFTDFTIIRE
- a CDS encoding pyruvate kinase alpha/beta domain-containing protein, whose amino-acid sequence is MRIEKTITYFNEPGRENTPDCAEIAVQRAKELGLSTIVVASSGGYTAKTFFEAMKGTDLRLVVVAHAVGFSKPGVWEFDPKLAEELRSAGVVIICGTHALSGLERAISRNPKLGGSSRTEAIAEAFRRTVAIGMKVAVECVLIAADQGAIPISDEVVAVGGTAEGADTVVVIRPAHTAAFFDLQVREFVAMPRNR
- a CDS encoding Glu/Leu/Phe/Val dehydrogenase, whose protein sequence is MSKVNPFEMAQHQLMDCAKILKLDQGVVDILMQPQRQIQVSIPVKMDDGTTRVFQGFRVQYNNALGPYKGGIRYHPEETIDTVRALSAWMTWKCAVLDLPLGGGKGGIICNPKEMSKGELERMSRGYIRAIWKNIGPDTDVPAPDVYTDGQIMAWMMDEYSVIHGKNQFGLLTGKPLVIGGSLGRGDSTAKGGLFTLREAAKEFNIDLKKATVAVLGFGNAGSFAATLIQEMFGSKVVAVTDSKGGIYDPKGLDINAVAAHKLQTKSVVGYKGLKTLTNDEVMGLPVDVIVAAAPDEGAINEKVAPTVKATVICELANGPTTPEGDAILYKNGVHVIPDFLCNAGGVTVSYYEMVQNMYMHYWTLDDVYAKLDAAMTKSYHAVLAASKQYKINMRQAAYVVAVSRVVEGMKVRGWV
- a CDS encoding adenosylcobinamide amidohydrolase, which translates into the protein MRYHYTRNTLYVRGSFHAVSTGVDGGLRQVSTLLNHTVEKDFDHNDPVVFIRGLLADATYADDAFGLLTAVSMKDLCILQYDYISVFVTAGVSNPNPDPTKPHTINIIVTSNERFSDAALLETIITATEAKAHALRLLGRDFTGTTSDAVIIASEGDIKHTYAGTYTEPGKRIYAAVLHGVMEAVRRHEDTVKVTEPTYFIYSRYNDHGWFEWKKEGCPYYPCHFPGQSCDFCYCPFYPCHDESLGEWIDSSSSGQKVWACTNCLLLHKPEVAAYLKKHPDASLDELKKVNEQINQ